The genomic segment ATCACCCAACGACAAATCAAGAACGCGGTCGTGGTGGGAGGTGGCTTCATCGGACTCGAAATGGCTGAAAACCTGTACGAAGCCGGTGCAAACGTGTCCATCATCGAGATGGCTGAACAGGTCATGGCGCCAGTGGACTTTTCCATCGCCTCTCATGTTCACCGCCACTTCATGGACAAAGGCGTCGGACTACTGCTCGGAAAGGGCGTGAAAGGCTTTGAACAGGTGGATGGAAGGTTGAGAGTCTATTACAGCGGAACGCAGGACAACGCTGAGGTCGAACACATTGATGCTGACATCGTGCTGCTTTCTATCGGTGTCCGGGCAGAGACCACATTGGCGAAACAGGCTGGCATCGAGCTCGGCGAACGCGGCATCAAGGTGAATGAGTATCTGGAGACTTCTGCGAAAGATGTGTATGCTGTCGGCGATGCTATTGAGTTTCCACATCCGGAGACAGAATTGCCATGGACAAACTTTCTCGCCAATCCCGCCAACCGACAGGGACGCATCGTTGCCGACAACATGGTTTTCGGCAATAAGACCGCCTATGAAGGTGCCATCGGAACGTCTATTGCAAAGGTTTTCGACCTGACCGTCGGCTCAACGGGACTGCCCGGAAAGCGCCTGAAGCAACTCGGCATGCCATATCAAAGCGTATGGACCATTTCGGGTGCCCATGCCGGATATTATCCGAAGGCATTCCAACTGACCACCAAACTGACTTTCGACCCAAAAGACGGACGTATCTACGGGGCACAGTGCGTGGGAGCCGATGGTGTGGATAAGCGCATCGACCAAATCTCGCTCATCATCAAGAACAGAGGCACCATTTATGACCTCACCAAACTGGAACATGCCTACGCTCCACCCTACTCTTCCGCCAAAGATCCGATTGCCATTGCCGGCTATGCTGCTGCCAACATCATCAACGGGAGTATGCCCGCCATGACATGGAGACAGCTGGCAGGCACGGACAGGAAAGGGATGTTCCTGCTCGACGTCCGCACAAAAGAGGAATTTGCGCTCGGCACCATCGAGGGAGCTGTCAATATTCCACTCGACGATTTGCGCGAACACCTCCACGAAATACCTATCGACAAGCCGGTCATCATCTTCTGTGCCGTCGGTCTGCGCGGTTATTTGGCTACACGCATCCTGCTCGGACGCGGCTTCAACAACGTGCGCAACCTGCTGGGAGGCTACCGAATCTATCAGTTGGCAACGCAAAAGATTGTAAACACACCACCTGCAGAGAGAGACACAAAACATGGTACGGACCCGCATAGGGGCGTTTGTTGTGCAGAGAACAGCAAGACACTGATGGTGGATGCCTGCGGGTTACAGTGTCCCGGACCCATTATTCAACTGAAAAAAGCGGTAGATAACGCTTGCGACGGCGACCGGATTGAGGTGAAAGCCACCGATGCCGGTTTCCCGAGAGACGCCCGCTCATGGTGCGCATCGACGGGAAACAAGTTCGTTTCCCACATAAGTGAGAGCGGCATCCACACGGTGGTTATCGAGAAACAGCCGCAACGTCTCCAAGAGGCAGCCGCTTCAAACAGCGGAAACAAGACCTTGATTATGTTCAGCGACAACCTCGACCGTGCCATTGCCACGTTTGTACTGGCAAACGGAGCAGCGGCTACGGGAAAGAAAGTATCTATCTTCTTCACCTTCTGGGGACTGAACGTGCTGAAGAAAGAACATAAACCGGCGGTGAAGAAAGACCTCTGGGGACGCATGTTCTCGTGGATGCTCCCCTCGTCGTCCAAAAAGCTGAAGCTCTCGAAAATGAGCATGATGGGAATCGGCGACCGCATGATGCGCCACATCATGAACGAAAAGCACATCAATTCGCTCGAGGAACTCCGCACACAGGCACAGGAGGCTGGAGTGGAATTCATAGCCTGCCAGATGACGATGGACATGATGGGCATCTCGAAAGACGAACTCATCGACGGCGTGAGCATCGGCGGCGTGGCAACCTACATGGAACGGGCAGAACAGGCAAACGTCAACCTATTCATATAAGTGGCTATGGACAAGGGAAAAATCTGTAAGATAAGGGATATCTATCGCGCCATTGCGGAGATGGAGATGCGCTTTCAGAAACGTTTCGGGCTCAATATCAACGAGGCGATGCTCCTCTGCATGCTTCAAGAGCAGAAAGGTATCACGGCAGGCGAACTGACAAAGGCTATGGGACTGACACATTCGAACATGTCGAAGGTCATCCGCTCGGTAGAAAAGCGCAGGTTCGTCAGCCGCTCATTCGACAAGAACGACAAGCGCATGATACATTTTGCCATCACAAAGGCGGGGATGGAACAGCTGGAAACCATCAAATGCAGCGAGATAGACATTCCAGAGATGCTCAACGAACTGCTCTCCTGAGAGGGAGA from the Prevotella sp. Rep29 genome contains:
- a CDS encoding MarR family winged helix-turn-helix transcriptional regulator — encoded protein: MDKGKICKIRDIYRAIAEMEMRFQKRFGLNINEAMLLCMLQEQKGITAGELTKAMGLTHSNMSKVIRSVEKRRFVSRSFDKNDKRMIHFAITKAGMEQLETIKCSEIDIPEMLNELLS
- a CDS encoding DsrE/DsrF/DrsH-like family protein, with the translated sequence MKHLIIGGVAGGATAAARIRRADETAEIIMLEKGKYISYANCGLPYYIGGTISDREKLFVQTPEAFGRRFMVDVRTENEAIAINTEQKVVTVKKADGTTYEEHYDRLLLSPGSSPVRPPLPGIDLEGIFTLRNVDDTDRIKTYITQRQIKNAVVVGGGFIGLEMAENLYEAGANVSIIEMAEQVMAPVDFSIASHVHRHFMDKGVGLLLGKGVKGFEQVDGRLRVYYSGTQDNAEVEHIDADIVLLSIGVRAETTLAKQAGIELGERGIKVNEYLETSAKDVYAVGDAIEFPHPETELPWTNFLANPANRQGRIVADNMVFGNKTAYEGAIGTSIAKVFDLTVGSTGLPGKRLKQLGMPYQSVWTISGAHAGYYPKAFQLTTKLTFDPKDGRIYGAQCVGADGVDKRIDQISLIIKNRGTIYDLTKLEHAYAPPYSSAKDPIAIAGYAAANIINGSMPAMTWRQLAGTDRKGMFLLDVRTKEEFALGTIEGAVNIPLDDLREHLHEIPIDKPVIIFCAVGLRGYLATRILLGRGFNNVRNLLGGYRIYQLATQKIVNTPPAERDTKHGTDPHRGVCCAENSKTLMVDACGLQCPGPIIQLKKAVDNACDGDRIEVKATDAGFPRDARSWCASTGNKFVSHISESGIHTVVIEKQPQRLQEAAASNSGNKTLIMFSDNLDRAIATFVLANGAAATGKKVSIFFTFWGLNVLKKEHKPAVKKDLWGRMFSWMLPSSSKKLKLSKMSMMGIGDRMMRHIMNEKHINSLEELRTQAQEAGVEFIACQMTMDMMGISKDELIDGVSIGGVATYMERAEQANVNLFI